The Allocatelliglobosispora scoriae genome contains a region encoding:
- the panC gene encoding pantoate--beta-alanine ligase produces MKVLQTPAELRAAREKLTGRVAVVMTMGALHSGHEELLRAAAGQADHVIATIFVNPLQFGPAEDFDRYPRTLESDLAACERAGVDIVFTPSRDGMYPQGTPTITVDPGQLGTELEGTVRPGHFAGVLTVVFKLLSLTAADVALFGEKDYQQLTLIRAMARDLDLPVEIVGVPTVREADGLALSSRNRYLDDDQRQLALGLSAALRAGAAEHRADAVLAAAQAALDPRIDVDYLVLRGADLGEVPASGPARLLIAARLGTTRLIDNIAIALKDDH; encoded by the coding sequence GTGAAGGTTCTGCAGACCCCCGCCGAGCTTCGCGCCGCGCGGGAGAAGCTGACCGGCCGGGTCGCCGTCGTGATGACGATGGGCGCCCTGCACAGCGGTCACGAGGAGCTGCTGCGTGCGGCGGCCGGACAGGCCGACCACGTCATCGCCACGATCTTCGTCAACCCCCTGCAGTTCGGGCCCGCCGAGGACTTCGACCGCTATCCGCGCACCCTCGAGTCCGACCTCGCCGCCTGCGAGCGAGCAGGGGTCGACATCGTCTTCACCCCCAGCCGCGACGGGATGTACCCGCAGGGCACGCCGACGATCACGGTCGACCCCGGGCAGCTCGGCACGGAGCTGGAGGGGACGGTGCGGCCGGGGCACTTCGCCGGCGTACTCACCGTGGTCTTCAAACTGCTCTCGCTCACCGCGGCCGACGTGGCGCTCTTCGGGGAGAAGGACTACCAGCAGCTCACGCTGATCCGGGCGATGGCGCGCGACCTGGACCTGCCCGTCGAGATCGTCGGCGTGCCGACGGTCCGCGAGGCCGACGGCCTCGCGCTCTCCAGCCGCAACCGCTACCTCGACGATGACCAGCGGCAGCTCGCCCTGGGGCTCTCGGCCGCGCTGCGGGCCGGTGCCGCCGAGCACCGGGCCGACGCTGTGCTCGCGGCGGCGCAGGCCGCTCTCGACCCGCGGATCGACGTGGACTACCTGGTGCTGCGTGGCGCGGACCTCGGCGAGGTCCCGGCTTCCGGACCTGCCCGGCTGCTCATCGCGGCCCGCCTCGGCACGACCCGACTCATCGACAACATCGCCATCGCGCTGAAGGACGACCACTGA
- a CDS encoding Rossmann-like and DUF2520 domain-containing protein — MKAMTFTVGIIGAGRVGSVLGSALQAAGHRVVAASGTSAATRHRIATLLPMAQLLPADEVARAATNLLIISVPDDSLAGVVAGLAAVGAISPGQIVAHTSGAHGLSVLEPAVELGARPLALHPAMTFTGGTADLDRLADGISFGVTAPIDLAPIADVLVSDLGGEVEWIAEADRPLYHAALAHGANHLVTLVNEAADRLRDAGVTNPEMVLAPLLTAALSNALHLGDAALTGPVSRGDAGTVAKHVTALSAVAPESVPTYLALARRTADRAIAVGRLRPTDAEPLLDVLAGHPESAAAVGTVVGEGAKA, encoded by the coding sequence ATCAAGGCCATGACATTTACCGTCGGCATCATCGGCGCGGGACGCGTCGGCTCCGTTCTCGGCTCGGCGCTGCAAGCCGCCGGCCACCGAGTGGTCGCCGCCTCCGGCACCTCGGCAGCGACCCGGCACCGCATCGCCACCCTCCTCCCGATGGCGCAGCTGCTGCCCGCCGACGAGGTGGCCCGCGCCGCGACGAACCTGCTGATCATCTCGGTCCCCGACGACTCCCTCGCGGGCGTCGTCGCAGGTCTCGCCGCAGTCGGTGCGATCAGCCCCGGCCAGATCGTCGCGCACACCTCCGGCGCCCACGGACTCTCGGTCCTGGAGCCCGCCGTCGAGCTCGGCGCGCGACCCCTCGCCCTGCACCCCGCGATGACCTTCACCGGCGGCACCGCCGACCTCGACCGGCTCGCCGACGGCATCTCCTTCGGCGTCACCGCGCCGATCGACCTCGCGCCCATCGCCGACGTGCTCGTCAGCGACCTCGGCGGCGAGGTCGAGTGGATCGCCGAGGCCGACCGGCCGCTCTATCACGCAGCGCTCGCCCACGGCGCCAACCACCTGGTCACGCTCGTCAACGAGGCGGCCGACCGGCTCCGCGACGCCGGGGTGACCAACCCCGAGATGGTGCTCGCGCCGCTGCTGACCGCCGCGCTCAGCAACGCGCTGCACCTCGGTGACGCCGCGCTGACCGGACCCGTCTCCCGGGGCGACGCCGGCACGGTCGCCAAGCACGTCACCGCCCTCAGCGCGGTCGCGCCCGAATCGGTGCCGACCTATCTCGCCCTCGCCCGGCGCACTGCGGACCGGGCCATCGCCGTCGGCCGGCTGCGCCCCACCGACGCCGAGCCGCTGCTCGATGTCCTCGCCGGGCACCCCGAGAGCGCCGCTGCCGTCGGGACCGTCGTCGGCGAGGGGGCCAAGGCGTGA
- the panD gene encoding aspartate 1-decarboxylase, whose amino-acid sequence MFRTMLKSKIHRATVTQADLHYVGSVTIDSDLLAAADLLPGEKVAIVDVTNGARLETYVIPGAAGSAVIGINGAAAHLVHPGDLVILISYGQMDEMQARTYQPRIVHVDAENRVIELGTDPAEAVEGMVGDLVSGAVTS is encoded by the coding sequence ATGTTCCGGACCATGCTCAAGTCCAAGATTCACCGGGCCACCGTCACCCAGGCCGATCTGCACTATGTCGGATCGGTGACGATCGACTCGGATCTGCTCGCGGCGGCCGACCTCCTCCCCGGTGAGAAGGTCGCGATCGTGGATGTCACCAATGGCGCGCGACTGGAGACCTACGTCATCCCCGGCGCGGCCGGTTCCGCCGTGATCGGCATCAACGGCGCTGCCGCGCACCTCGTGCACCCCGGCGACCTGGTGATCCTCATCTCATACGGTCAGATGGACGAGATGCAGGCGCGCACCTATCAGCCCCGGATCGTCCACGTCGATGCCGAAAACCGCGTGATCGAGCTGGGCACCGACCCCGCCGAAGCGGTCGAGGGCATGGTCGGCGACCTCGTCAGCGGTGCCGTAACGAGCTGA
- a CDS encoding L-aspartate oxidase, with translation MHLPLRLPASEPGWAEPTDVVVIGSGIAGLTTALHLREAGLHVTVVTKVNIDDGSTRWAQGGIAAVLDPLDTPAAHAQDTLVAGVGLCDPAAVDILVTEGPSRVRELIRWGTRFDRNPDGTLMLTREGGHHANRIVHAGGDATGAEVQRALHTAVRRDPWIRLVEHALVLDLLTDADGRACGITLHVLGEGTPDGVGAILARAVVLATGGMGQVFAATTNPVVSTGDGVALALRAGATVTDLEFVQFHPTSLYLASSGMSQQPLVSEALRGEGAFLLDHDGQRFMVGRHELAELAPRDVVAKGIHRTMLAGGTDHVWLDARHVRDVTRRFPTITAYCHAAGVDPTTDLIPVAPAAHYASGGVRTDLHGRSSIPGLYACGEVACTGVHGANRLASNSLLEGLVFSRRIAADITRDLPPQADPAPLKDQLLKSCDDLEGVAAVADGRAAVQRAMTRGAGVLRSGKTLAETQEVLDGIAVTGRGNAEWELLNLLTVAAALVAAATLREETRGCHWREDFPEASDAWRGHLLAGLETDGEGTGGGNVTEKWEPIA, from the coding sequence ATGCACCTCCCGCTAAGACTTCCGGCTTCGGAGCCCGGCTGGGCCGAGCCGACCGATGTCGTGGTCATCGGCTCCGGGATCGCCGGGCTCACCACCGCACTGCACCTGCGCGAGGCCGGTCTGCACGTCACGGTCGTGACCAAGGTGAACATCGACGACGGCTCGACCCGCTGGGCACAGGGCGGCATAGCGGCCGTCCTCGATCCGCTCGACACCCCCGCCGCGCACGCGCAGGACACCCTCGTCGCGGGAGTCGGCCTCTGCGATCCCGCCGCCGTGGACATCCTGGTCACCGAGGGGCCGAGTCGCGTACGCGAGCTCATCCGCTGGGGCACCCGCTTCGATCGCAACCCCGACGGCACGTTGATGCTGACCCGCGAGGGCGGCCACCACGCCAACCGGATCGTCCACGCCGGTGGCGACGCGACCGGCGCCGAGGTCCAGCGCGCGCTCCACACCGCTGTCCGCCGAGACCCGTGGATCCGCCTCGTCGAGCACGCCCTGGTGCTGGACCTCCTCACCGACGCGGACGGCCGGGCCTGCGGCATCACCCTGCACGTGCTCGGCGAGGGCACCCCCGACGGCGTCGGCGCGATCCTCGCCCGGGCCGTCGTGCTCGCCACCGGCGGGATGGGCCAGGTCTTCGCCGCCACGACGAACCCCGTCGTCTCCACCGGCGACGGTGTCGCGCTCGCCCTGCGGGCCGGTGCGACCGTCACCGACCTGGAGTTCGTGCAGTTCCACCCGACCTCGCTCTACCTCGCCAGCTCCGGGATGTCGCAGCAGCCGCTCGTCTCGGAGGCGCTGCGCGGCGAGGGTGCCTTCCTGCTCGACCATGACGGTCAGCGGTTCATGGTCGGCCGCCACGAACTCGCCGAACTCGCGCCGCGTGACGTGGTGGCGAAGGGGATCCACCGGACGATGCTCGCCGGCGGGACGGATCACGTCTGGCTCGACGCCCGGCACGTCCGCGATGTGACGCGGCGATTCCCGACGATCACGGCCTACTGCCACGCGGCGGGGGTGGATCCGACGACCGATCTGATACCGGTGGCACCGGCGGCGCACTACGCGAGCGGCGGTGTGCGGACGGATCTGCACGGGCGGAGTTCGATCCCCGGGCTCTACGCCTGCGGCGAGGTGGCGTGCACGGGCGTACACGGTGCGAATCGGCTCGCGTCGAATTCGCTGCTGGAGGGGCTCGTCTTCAGCCGCCGGATCGCCGCCGACATCACCCGGGACCTGCCGCCCCAGGCCGACCCAGCGCCGCTGAAGGACCAACTCTTGAAGAGTTGCGACGATCTTGAGGGTGTGGCCGCGGTCGCGGACGGGCGGGCTGCGGTGCAGCGGGCGATGACTCGGGGTGCCGGGGTGCTGCGGAGCGGCAAGACGCTCGCCGAGACCCAGGAGGTGCTCGACGGGATCGCCGTCACCGGCCGGGGCAACGCCGAGTGGGAACTGCTCAACCTGCTGACCGTCGCCGCGGCGCTGGTCGCCGCAGCGACACTTCGCGAGGAGACCCGCGGTTGTCACTGGCGCGAGGACTTTCCGGAGGCGAGCGACGCGTGGCGGGGCCACCTGCTGGCGGGGCTCGAAACCGACGGGGAGGGCACCGGCGGCGGGAACGTTACGGAGAAATGGGAGCCGATCGCATGA
- the paaC gene encoding 1,2-phenylacetyl-CoA epoxidase subunit PaaC, with protein sequence MTGTELALQLGDDALIAAQRLAEWSARAPSMEEDVALANIALDQLGAARLFLAEVGDEDELAFLRADHEFRNCLLVELPNGPYRGDLDFGWTIAKLLFLSSAQLLRYRTIAAEGGPLAPIAAKVAKESAYHVDHASRWTIRLGDGTPESHDRMAAAVEGLWAYSSEVCDDRAAWLALIEPVLAEATLPRPADGPVRDGGRAGRHTEHLSYLLGEMQVLHRAHPGAQW encoded by the coding sequence GTGACCGGGACAGAGCTCGCCCTTCAGCTCGGCGATGACGCGCTCATCGCGGCGCAGCGGCTCGCCGAGTGGTCGGCCCGCGCACCCTCGATGGAGGAGGACGTGGCGCTCGCCAACATCGCGCTCGACCAGCTCGGCGCCGCCCGCCTCTTCCTCGCCGAGGTCGGCGACGAGGACGAGCTCGCCTTCCTGCGTGCCGATCACGAGTTCCGCAACTGCCTGCTGGTCGAGCTGCCCAACGGGCCCTACCGGGGCGACCTGGACTTCGGGTGGACCATCGCCAAGCTGCTCTTCCTCTCGTCGGCTCAGCTTCTGCGCTATCGGACCATCGCCGCCGAGGGCGGACCGCTCGCACCGATCGCGGCGAAGGTGGCGAAGGAGTCGGCCTACCACGTGGACCACGCCAGCCGGTGGACGATCCGGCTGGGCGACGGGACACCCGAGTCGCACGATCGGATGGCGGCTGCGGTGGAGGGGCTCTGGGCGTACTCATCGGAGGTCTGCGACGACCGGGCGGCCTGGCTGGCTCTGATCGAGCCGGTGCTCGCCGAGGCGACGCTGCCGCGACCGGCCGACGGCCCGGTGCGCGACGGCGGCCGGGCCGGGCGGCACACCGAGCACCTGAGCTACCTGCTGGGCGAGATGCAGGTGCTGCACCGCGCGCACCCGGGGGCGCAATGGTGA
- the paaB gene encoding 1,2-phenylacetyl-CoA epoxidase subunit PaaB, with translation MSLFEVFVRPRRGLSHTHVGSLHAPDAEMALRNARDLYTRRQEGVSIWVVRADEITASSPDEKDAFFDPAADKIYRHPTFYAVPDGAPHL, from the coding sequence ATGAGCCTCTTCGAAGTCTTCGTCCGGCCACGGCGCGGGCTCTCCCACACCCACGTCGGCAGCCTGCACGCACCCGATGCCGAGATGGCGCTGCGCAATGCGCGTGACCTCTACACCCGTCGGCAGGAGGGCGTCTCGATCTGGGTGGTCCGCGCCGACGAGATCACCGCGTCCAGCCCGGACGAGAAGGACGCCTTCTTCGACCCGGCCGCCGACAAGATCTACCGCCACCCCACGTTCTACGCCGTGCCGGACGGAGCGCCACACCTGTGA
- the paaA gene encoding 1,2-phenylacetyl-CoA epoxidase subunit PaaA: MADTLLGEVAAAEADLREAALNRLAHDDGRTAEETFEAVIAADQKVEPRDWMPDAYRKGLIRQIAQHAHSEIIGMQPEGNWITRAPSLKRKAILLAKVQDEAGHGLYLYAAAETLGISRDELVDALLTGRQKYSSIFNYPTLTWADMGAIGWLVDGAAIVNQVPICRCSYGPYARAMIRICKEESFHQRQGYEILYTLSNGTAAQHEMAQESINRWWYPSLAMFGPPDADSTHSAQSMAWKIKRHSNDELRQRFVDMCVPQAEVLGLTIPDPELRWNEERGHHDYTSPDFEELMRVVKGDGPCNAERMAHRRRAHTDGAWVRAAAEAYAAKHDGSDR, translated from the coding sequence ATGGCTGACACACTGCTCGGCGAGGTTGCCGCGGCCGAGGCGGACCTGCGGGAGGCCGCACTCAACCGGCTGGCGCACGACGACGGACGGACCGCCGAGGAGACCTTCGAGGCGGTGATCGCCGCCGACCAGAAGGTCGAGCCGCGAGACTGGATGCCCGACGCCTACCGCAAGGGGCTCATCCGCCAGATCGCGCAGCACGCGCACTCCGAGATCATCGGGATGCAGCCGGAGGGAAACTGGATCACCAGGGCGCCCTCGCTCAAGCGCAAGGCGATCCTGCTCGCCAAGGTGCAGGACGAGGCCGGCCACGGGCTCTACCTCTACGCCGCCGCCGAGACCCTCGGCATCAGCCGCGACGAGCTGGTCGACGCGCTGCTCACGGGCCGTCAGAAATACAGCTCCATCTTCAATTACCCCACGCTGACCTGGGCAGACATGGGTGCGATCGGGTGGCTGGTCGACGGCGCCGCGATCGTCAACCAGGTGCCGATCTGCCGCTGCTCCTACGGGCCCTACGCCCGCGCGATGATCCGCATCTGCAAGGAGGAGTCGTTCCACCAGCGCCAGGGCTACGAGATCCTCTACACGCTGAGCAACGGCACCGCCGCGCAGCACGAGATGGCGCAGGAGTCGATCAACCGCTGGTGGTACCCGTCGCTGGCGATGTTCGGCCCGCCCGACGCCGACTCCACCCACAGCGCCCAGTCGATGGCCTGGAAGATCAAGCGGCACTCCAACGACGAGCTGCGGCAGCGCTTCGTCGACATGTGCGTCCCCCAGGCTGAAGTGTTGGGGCTCACAATTCCCGACCCGGAGCTGCGCTGGAACGAGGAGCGCGGGCACCACGACTACACCTCACCCGACTTCGAGGAGCTGATGCGCGTGGTCAAGGGAGACGGACCCTGCAACGCCGAAAGGATGGCCCACCGGCGGCGCGCCCACACCGACGGAGCCTGGGTCCGTGCTGCGGCCGAGGCCTACGCGGCCAAGCACGACGGGAGCGACCGATGA
- the paaD gene encoding 1,2-phenylacetyl-CoA epoxidase subunit PaaD, giving the protein MTAEASRLEELVGAVLDPELRVITIGELGVLRSVDVGAQGHVRVVITPTYSGCPAMDAIREDIVGALAEAGHPDAEIVTTLSPPWSTDMITESGRTALALAGIAPPHQAPRGSTVLLQIAPHCPRCGSGHTEQISRFGSTACQSIWRCTSCAEPFDAIRPF; this is encoded by the coding sequence GTGACCGCCGAGGCGAGCAGGCTGGAGGAGCTGGTCGGTGCGGTGCTCGACCCGGAGCTGCGGGTCATCACCATCGGTGAGCTCGGCGTGCTGCGCTCGGTCGACGTCGGCGCGCAGGGGCACGTGCGGGTCGTGATCACTCCGACCTATTCGGGCTGCCCGGCGATGGACGCGATCCGGGAGGACATCGTGGGTGCGCTCGCCGAGGCCGGGCACCCCGACGCCGAGATCGTCACGACCCTCTCACCGCCGTGGAGCACCGACATGATCACCGAGTCCGGCCGTACCGCGCTGGCGCTCGCGGGCATCGCACCGCCGCACCAGGCACCGCGCGGCTCGACGGTGCTGCTGCAGATCGCACCGCACTGCCCGCGCTGCGGCTCCGGCCACACCGAGCAGATCAGCCGCTTTGGCTCCACCGCCTGCCAGTCCATCTGGCGCTGCACCTCCTGCGCCGAGCCGTTCGACGCGATAAGGCCGTTCTGA
- the nadC gene encoding carboxylating nicotinate-nucleotide diphosphorylase, translating into MREETARALAARGMEPGEVERIIQTALLEDLGAEWTDVTSTATIPADQLGTAEIVARANGVIAGLEVARAVFETVEQLCDEGGGGRTHWEAGVDDGAVVTRDAVLATVTGPTRILLMGERTALNLLSRMSGVATHTAAWARELAGTKATVLDTRKTTPGLRVLEKYAVRAGGGTNKRMGLYDVAMIKDNHKLAAGSITAAFEAVQRTYPNVTIQVEVTTVDEAREAVDAGAGFLLLDNMEPALLREVVEAVGERAELEATGGLTLEVARKVAETGVDYLSVGGLTHSSPIVDIALDLRVDPAGTR; encoded by the coding sequence ATGAGGGAAGAGACAGCTCGCGCACTCGCCGCACGGGGCATGGAGCCCGGCGAGGTGGAGCGGATCATTCAGACCGCGCTGCTGGAGGACCTGGGCGCGGAGTGGACCGACGTGACCAGCACCGCGACGATCCCGGCCGACCAACTCGGTACGGCGGAGATCGTCGCCCGGGCCAACGGGGTCATCGCCGGTCTGGAGGTCGCCCGTGCGGTCTTCGAGACCGTCGAGCAGCTCTGTGACGAGGGCGGCGGTGGGCGTACCCACTGGGAGGCGGGAGTGGACGACGGCGCGGTGGTGACGCGGGACGCGGTGCTCGCGACCGTGACCGGGCCGACCCGGATCCTGCTGATGGGCGAGCGGACCGCGCTCAACCTGCTGTCGCGGATGTCCGGGGTCGCCACCCACACGGCGGCCTGGGCTCGCGAGCTGGCCGGGACGAAGGCGACGGTGCTCGACACCCGTAAGACGACGCCGGGACTGCGGGTGCTGGAGAAGTACGCCGTCCGCGCAGGTGGGGGCACCAACAAGCGGATGGGCCTCTACGACGTGGCCATGATCAAGGACAACCACAAGCTCGCCGCGGGTTCGATCACGGCGGCTTTCGAGGCGGTCCAGCGGACATACCCCAACGTGACGATCCAGGTCGAGGTGACGACCGTCGACGAAGCCCGCGAAGCCGTCGATGCTGGGGCCGGCTTCCTGCTGCTCGACAACATGGAGCCCGCGCTGCTGCGCGAGGTGGTCGAGGCGGTCGGCGAGCGCGCCGAGCTGGAGGCGACCGGCGGGCTGACCCTGGAGGTGGCCCGCAAGGTCGCCGAGACCGGCGTCGACTACCTCAGCGTCGGCGGGCTCACCCACTCGTCGCCGATCGTCGACATCGCACTCGACCTGCGCGTCGACCCCGCCGGGACCCGGTGA
- a CDS encoding septum formation family protein has product MRRWIAAVAMAGAAAILMSGCTSLPQGVDAAIADEWTDIKPPTGWSPEPGNCQAAAFTETIYRSNYLPIACTDEHKTEVVHVGTFPESVRNVPSRGGPELLAALAECDAKSTAFLGGHWQDGKLWIGVSMPSSEAWISGTRWFRCEVVQLDDLYGDAVSRKSSLKDALKTDASVKIGCQNYKSGAGFTPIACTSKHNAEYAGSYFGAKSYAALKNKQAMWDACYKIIAKWANVSASTVKYRTGIVTSYPSQAEWNEGDHAVRCWLWLDRKTVTKSMKGAGSKGLPM; this is encoded by the coding sequence ATGCGGCGTTGGATCGCGGCGGTAGCAATGGCGGGTGCCGCAGCAATTTTGATGAGCGGGTGCACGAGCCTGCCGCAGGGCGTCGATGCCGCCATCGCCGACGAGTGGACCGACATCAAGCCGCCCACGGGCTGGTCGCCGGAGCCGGGCAACTGCCAGGCCGCCGCGTTCACCGAGACGATCTACCGCAGCAACTACCTGCCGATCGCCTGCACCGACGAGCACAAGACCGAGGTCGTCCACGTCGGGACCTTCCCCGAGTCCGTGCGCAACGTCCCCAGCCGTGGCGGCCCCGAGCTGCTCGCGGCGCTCGCCGAGTGCGACGCCAAGTCGACCGCCTTCCTCGGCGGCCACTGGCAGGACGGCAAGCTCTGGATCGGCGTCTCGATGCCTAGCTCCGAGGCGTGGATCAGCGGCACCCGGTGGTTCCGCTGCGAGGTGGTGCAGCTCGACGACCTCTACGGCGACGCCGTCAGCCGCAAGTCCAGCCTGAAGGACGCGCTGAAGACCGACGCGAGTGTCAAGATCGGCTGCCAGAACTACAAGAGCGGCGCGGGCTTCACCCCGATCGCCTGCACCTCGAAGCACAACGCGGAGTACGCGGGCTCCTACTTCGGCGCGAAGTCCTACGCGGCGCTGAAGAACAAGCAGGCGATGTGGGATGCCTGCTACAAGATCATCGCCAAGTGGGCCAACGTCAGCGCCTCGACCGTGAAGTACCGGACGGGCATCGTCACCAGCTACCCCAGCCAGGCCGAGTGGAACGAGGGCGACCACGCCGTCCGCTGCTGGCTGTGGCTGGACCGCAAGACGGTCACCAAGTCCATGAAGGGTGCGGGCTCCAAAGGCCTCCCGATGTGA
- a CDS encoding type III pantothenate kinase has protein sequence MLLCIDIGNTNTVLATFEGEKIIHSWRVKTEARNTADELGLLFRGLLSGDNVQITGVAACSTVPAALRTLRTMLARYYAGVPTVIVEPGVKTGVQLAIDNPKEVGSDRVVNTLAAFHLYGGPAIVVDFGTSTNFDAISDRGEFLGGVLAPGIEISVEALAARAAQLRKVELVKPPRVIGKNTVECLQSGVVYGFAGQVDGVVTRMIAELGPVTAVIATGGLAPVVVAECSTITHHEPMITLVGLRLVFERNV, from the coding sequence GTGCTGCTCTGCATCGACATCGGTAACACCAACACGGTCCTCGCCACCTTCGAGGGCGAGAAGATCATCCACTCGTGGCGGGTCAAGACCGAGGCCCGCAACACCGCCGACGAGCTGGGGCTGCTCTTCCGCGGGCTGCTGAGCGGCGACAACGTGCAGATCACCGGGGTTGCGGCGTGCTCGACCGTGCCGGCGGCGCTGCGTACGCTGCGGACGATGCTGGCGCGCTACTACGCCGGGGTGCCGACGGTGATCGTCGAGCCGGGGGTGAAGACCGGTGTGCAGCTCGCCATCGACAACCCCAAGGAGGTCGGCAGCGACCGGGTCGTCAACACCCTCGCCGCGTTCCACCTATATGGCGGGCCGGCGATCGTGGTCGACTTCGGTACGTCGACCAACTTCGACGCGATCTCCGACCGGGGGGAGTTCCTCGGTGGCGTACTGGCGCCGGGGATCGAGATCTCGGTCGAGGCGCTCGCCGCCCGGGCCGCCCAGCTCCGCAAGGTCGAGCTGGTCAAGCCGCCGCGGGTGATCGGCAAGAACACCGTGGAGTGCCTGCAGTCGGGGGTCGTCTACGGCTTCGCCGGGCAGGTCGACGGGGTGGTGACCCGGATGATCGCCGAGCTGGGTCCGGTGACGGCGGTGATCGCGACGGGCGGGCTGGCTCCGGTGGTGGTGGCCGAGTGCTCGACGATCACCCACCACGAACCGATGATCACCCTGGTCGGCCTGCGCCTGGTATTCGAGCGCAACGTCTGA
- a CDS encoding 2Fe-2S iron-sulfur cluster-binding protein has protein sequence MKFHKLTVTEVDRLCPDALMITFAVPAGSLADFAFQPGQHLTFDPELRRSYSLCSPPSELRHGGTVRIGVRVLPGGAFSAAAMELQAGDIVEAMPPLGRFGTDFVPGRVRRYGAIVAGSGITPVLSLIAAGLEIEQGSTFAVLFGNRTSASVMFADELADLKDRYPDRLQVLHVLSREAHDIELFHGRLDTERVERLLPLVGPVDEWFLCGPQGMVEGARQVLSREGAAIVHTELFHADSAGPSAPSASTAQSGDVTVTIKLDGRATSLTMDSGERVLDAALRVRPELPFACRGGVCSTCRARVVEGNVNMVTNWALEPEDVAAGYVLTCQAVPTSENLVVDYDA, from the coding sequence ATGAAGTTCCACAAGCTCACGGTCACCGAGGTCGACCGGCTCTGCCCGGACGCCCTGATGATCACGTTTGCTGTCCCGGCCGGGAGCCTCGCCGACTTCGCCTTCCAGCCGGGTCAGCACCTCACCTTCGATCCGGAGCTGCGCCGCTCCTACTCGCTCTGCTCGCCCCCGAGTGAGCTGCGGCACGGCGGGACGGTGCGGATCGGCGTCCGGGTGCTGCCCGGGGGCGCCTTCTCCGCCGCGGCGATGGAGCTGCAGGCGGGCGACATCGTCGAGGCGATGCCGCCGCTGGGCCGGTTCGGCACCGACTTCGTGCCCGGCCGTGTCCGGCGTTACGGAGCGATCGTGGCCGGGTCGGGGATCACCCCGGTCCTCTCCCTCATCGCCGCCGGACTCGAGATCGAGCAGGGGAGCACCTTCGCCGTGCTCTTCGGCAACCGCACCTCGGCGAGCGTGATGTTCGCCGACGAACTCGCCGATCTCAAGGACCGTTACCCCGACCGGCTGCAGGTGCTCCACGTGCTCTCCCGCGAGGCGCACGACATCGAGCTCTTCCACGGACGCCTCGACACCGAGCGAGTCGAGCGGCTCCTCCCGCTGGTGGGGCCGGTGGACGAGTGGTTCCTCTGCGGCCCGCAGGGCATGGTCGAGGGAGCCCGGCAGGTGCTCTCCCGCGAGGGCGCAGCGATCGTGCACACCGAGCTCTTCCACGCCGACTCGGCCGGACCGTCCGCGCCGAGTGCCTCGACGGCGCAATCCGGTGATGTCACCGTCACCATCAAGCTCGACGGGCGGGCGACCTCGCTCACGATGGACTCCGGCGAGCGGGTTCTCGACGCCGCTCTGCGCGTGCGACCTGAGCTGCCCTTCGCGTGCCGGGGCGGCGTCTGCTCCACCTGCCGCGCCCGGGTAGTTGAAGGAAATGTGAACATGGTCACCAACTGGGCACTCGAACCGGAGGATGTCGCGGCCGGTTATGTCCTGACCTGCCAGGCCGTGCCGACCAGCGAAAATCTGGTCGTGGACTACGACGCGTAG